The Streptomyces sp. NBC_00569 genomic sequence GCTCGCCCGCACCGCGGACAACGTCTTACGCGCCTGGCGCGATCTCGCCGCCTGCGAGGCGCGGTTGGAAGGCATCGCCGTGCGGCTGCACTCGCTGGTCGCGCACTCGGACGAACCCGACCGCTTCGTCACAGCGACCCTGCTCAGCGTCGAGTCCGACGGATCCGCCCAACTGGTCTGCTGCGGACACCCGCCGCCTGTCCTGCTGCGCGACGGCGCCGCCGTCCACGCCGCTGTCCCCGCGCCCGCGCCGCCGCTCGGCCTGCTCGACCTGCACTCCGGATGGTGCGCCGCCCAGCCGGTGCCGGCCACCGCCTGGGAGTGCATGCTGCTCTACACGGACGGGGTGAGCGAGGCCAGGGACGCGCG encodes the following:
- a CDS encoding PP2C family protein-serine/threonine phosphatase; the protein is MPARSQPVSPLPERVGALRVSARHLANVTVSPVERSPAGAGGDVYGAVESPYGTRLLMGDVMGKGRALARTADNVLRAWRDLAACEARLEGIAVRLHSLVAHSDEPDRFVTATLLSVESDGSAQLVCCGHPPPVLLRDGAAVHAAVPAPAPPLGLLDLHSGWCAAQPVPATAWECMLLYTDGVSEARDARGAFYPLAERAAALGNAALEDFTDALAADLLRHAEGRLQDDASLLAVRAAA